A single genomic interval of Astyanax mexicanus isolate ESR-SI-001 chromosome 4, AstMex3_surface, whole genome shotgun sequence harbors:
- the LOC125801742 gene encoding uncharacterized protein LOC125801742: MSHSKLNTSEKVPNYASSPAAASSSAEDQPNPHPWPYLEEFFGMIGSKNNSFRMRCKLCTPKHHELLAFKNSPSNLKKHIEKIHPTHLNRYIQLTSASLKRRSSTEGSLAPPSKQTKLWETRRVSQESVDKAVLKFIVQGLHPPHTVQQQGFIDLVKHLQPNTNVMTRNTVVNKVTKASVEMKRKLKAALSEIEFIATTTDCWTAHRRSFIGVTAHWFDPKTLQRSCAALACKQLKGSHTFSALAGVLNDIHTEFSIREKIVRTTTDNGSNFLKAFRVYGQTEENNNTESVGEGDGEEDDDGQNDDYDEEEERFEGVEFVDAGALLDEDDYLEFQLPKHHRCACHLLNLVSTVDALKAEVNPLYKRVSRSTFAKCSSLWNKSSRSTTASEVIEDHCKLQLIRPVATRWNSLFSAVERIVRITREQGDGALAAVCNELDTPKFTPVELAFLAEYAKTMSPVAKALDVLQGETSVQMGWLIPTITLLKTKLQQLRLTTKFCEPLIDALLSGLEKRFREMLADPELIAAAILVPKFKTCWTSDENTLKCGIDYIRSHLGSQAENHISEGSQSSEEDDFFSSLKKTRPLETTQQLDAYLGCPGDTVEVLKSFPAVCHLSLKLNTALPASAACERLFSVAGLIFRPRRACTSSKNFENQLLLRLNKDFW; this comes from the exons ATGTCTCACTCTAAACTGAACACCAGCGAGAAAGTCCCTAATTATGCATCATCTCCAGCTGCAGCTAGTAGCTCTGCGGAAGACCAGCCAAACCCACATCCCTGGCCATACCTGGAAGAATTTTTTGGAATGATTGGAAGCAAAAATAACTCTTTTCGAATGCGCTGCAAGCTCTGCACACCCAAGCACCACGAACTACTGGCTTTCAAGAATTCTCCATCTAATCTGAAAAAGCATATTGAG AAGATACACCCCACTCATCTAAATAGGTACATCCAACTTACTTCAGCATCTCTCAAAAGGAGATCATCCACTGAAGGCTCTTTAGCCCCACCCTCCAAACAAACCAAGCTGTGGGAGACTCGAAGAGTGTCCCAGGAAAGTGTGGATAAAGCAGTCCTCAAATTCATTGTCCAAGGCTTGCACCCACCACACACTGTTCAGCAACAGGGCTTCATTGATCTAGTGAAACATCTTCAGCCAAATACAAATGTCATGACACGCAATACTGTTGTGAACAAAGTCACAAAAGCCTCAgttgaaatgaaaagaaaactgaAAGCTGCCCTTAGTGAAATTGAGTTCATAGCAACGACAACTGACTGCTGGACGGCACACCGTCGCAGTTTCATTGGTGTCACTGCACACTGGTTTGACCCCAAAACCTTGCAGAGATCCTGTGCTGCCCTGGCATGCAAGCAACTTAAAGGGTCACATACTTTTTCTGCTCTGGCTGGTGTCCTAAATGATATTCACACAGAATTCAGTATCAGAGAAAAGATTGTTCGCACTACAACTGACAATGGATCAAACTTCCTGAAAGCCTTCAGAGTTTATGGGCAGACTGAAGAGAACAACAATACTGAATCTGTAGGAGAGGGTGATGGAGAAGAGGATGATGATGGCCAAAATGATGATTACGATGAAGAGGAGGAAAGATTTGAGGGTGTTGAATTTGTTGATGCCGGAGCCCTGTTGGATGAAGATGACTACTTGGAATTCCAGCTACCCAAGCACCATCGCTGCGCTTGCCACCTTTTAAATTTGGTGTCCACAGTTGATGCTTTAAAGGCAGAGGTCAACCCATTGTACAAGCGTGTGTCAAGGTCCACATTTGCCAAATGCTCTAGCCTGTGGAACAAAAGTTCAAGATCAACCACCGCATCTGAAGTAATTGAAGACCACTGCAAACTCCAACTCATAAGACCTGTTGCTACAAGATGGAATTCACTCTTCTCAGCCGTAGAAAGAATAGTGAGAATAACAAGAGAACAAGGTGATGGAGCCCTTGCAGCTGTCTGCAATGAACTAGATACACctaa GTTTACTCCAGTGGAACTTGCATTTCTTGCAGAATATGCGAAGACAATGAGCCCAGTTGCAAAGGCACTTGATGTTCTTCAGGGAGAAACCAGTGTGCAGATGGGATGGTTGATCCCCACCATAACTCTGCTAAAGACCAAGCTCCAGCAACTTCGCCTCACCACCAAGTTCTGTGAGCCTTTGATTGATGCACTGCTTTCAGGCCTTGAAAAACGCTTCAGAGAGATGCTTGCAGATCCAGAGCTCATCGCTGCAGCCATTCTTGTTCCCAAGTTTAAGACCTGCTGGACAAGTGACGAAAATACCCTAAAATGTG GCATTGACTACATTAGAAGCCACTTGGGCTCTCAAGCAGAGAATCACATTAGTGAGGGATCCCAGTCATCTGAGGAAGACGACTTCTTTTCATCCTTGAAAAAGACACGTCCTCTTGAAACAACCCAGCAATTGGATGCGTACCTGGGCTGCCCAGGAGACACAGTAGAGGTACTAAAGTCCTTCCCAGCTGTGTGCCATCTATCACTTAAGCTTAATACGGCACTCCCTGCCTCAGCAGCCTGTGAAAGACTGTTTAGTGTTGCAGGGCTGATCTTTAGACCAAGAAGAGCATGCACTAGCTCTAAGAACTTTGAGAACCAGCTGCTGCTGCGACTAAACAaagatttttggtaa
- the LOC125801448 gene encoding zinc finger protein 239-like: protein MEKHHQRIHTGDKPYNCSDCGKTFTQQSNLKKHQRIHTGEKPYYCSDCGKSFNLQSTLKIHQRIHTGEKPYHCSDCGKSFNLQSTLKIHQRIHTGEKPYHCSDCGKSFTKQSTLKIHQRIHTGEKPYHCSDCGNSFNLQSTLKIHQRIHTGEKPYHCSDCGKRFTTQSQFKIHQRTHTGEKPYYCSDCGKSFNQEGHLKRHQRIHTGEKPYHCSDCGKSFNRQSNLQKHQRIHTGVKPYHCSDCGKSFNQLNYLKNHQRIHTGEITVPDVFHCKKKSANSKS, encoded by the coding sequence atggagaaacatcaccagcgcattcacacaggagataaaccgtataactgctcagactgtgggaagacttttactcaacagagtaatctcaaaaaacaccagcgcattcacacaggagagaaaccgtattactgctcagactgtgggaagagttttaatctacagagtactctcaaaatacaccagcgcattcacactggagagaaaccgtatcactgctcagactgtgggaagagttttaatctacagagtactctcaaaatacaccaacgcattcacacaggagagaaaccgtatcactgctcagactgtgggaagagttttactaaacagagtactctcaaaatacaccagcgcattcacactggagagaaaccatatcactgctcagactgtgggaatagttttaatctacagagtactctcaaaatacatcagcgcattcacacaggagagaaaccgtatcactgctcagactgcgggaagagatttactacacagagtcaattcaaaattcaccaacgcactcacacaggagagaaaccatattactgctcagactgtgggaagagttttaatcaagagggtcatctcaaacgacaccagcgcattcacacaggagagaaaccgtatcactgctcagactgtgggaagagttttaatcgacagagtaatctccaaaaacaccagcgcattcacacaggagtgaaaccatatcactgctcagactgtgggaagagttttaatcaactgaattatcttaaaaatcaccagcgcattcacacaggagagataaCTGTCCCAGATGtgtttcactgcaaaaaaaaaagtgcaaattcTAAATCCTAA
- the LOC125801510 gene encoding zinc finger protein 239-like — protein MKPSPDMEKHQHSVKSLIKQSNLKKHQHIHKGEKPYHCSDCGKGFTTQSNLKQHQRIHTGEKPNYCSDCGKSFTQQSHLKIHQRIHTGEKPYHCPDCRKSFSRQSHLKLHQRIHTGEKPYHCSDCGKSFTDQSSLKNHQRIHTGEKPYHCSDCGKSFNLLSTLKIHQRIHTGVKPYYCLQCEKCFSKASHLKNHQRIHTGEKPYHCSDCGKSFNHQSNLKNHQRIHTGEKTIPNLFHCN, from the coding sequence atgaagccaagtcctgacatggagaaacatcagcactctgtcaagagtttaattaaacagagtaatctcaaaaaacaccagcataTTCACaaaggagagaaaccgtatcactgctcagactgtgggaagggttttactacacagagtaatctcaaacaacaccagcgcattcacacaggagagaaaccaaattactgctcagactgtgggaagagttttactcaacagagtcatctcaaaatacaccagcgcattcacacaggagagaaaccttatcactgCCCAGACTGTAGAAAGAGTTTTAGTCGACAGAGTCacctcaaactgcaccagcgcattcacacaggagagaaaccgtatcactgctcagactgtgggaagagttttacggatcagagtagtctcaaaaatcaccagcgcattcacacaggagagaaaccgtatcactgctctgactgtgggaagagttttaatctattgagtactctcaaaatccaccagcgcattcacacaggagtaaaaccatattactgcttacagtgtgagaagtgtttttcaaaagcgagtcatctcaaaaatcaccagcgcattcacacaggagagaaaccttatcactgctcagactgtgggaagagttttaatcatcagagtaatctcaaaaatcaccagcgcattcacacaggagagaaaactatcccaaatctTTTCCactgcaattaa